GAACTGAATGTGCGTGACATGGACGACGGCGGGATGGGAAGCTTCCGGTTTGAACCAGCGAACACAGACCGCCATTTCGGCAGGCAGCTGGTCGAAGGCTGGTATCTGGATGCCGACGAGATACCAATTTCTGTGTCGATAAACATCGATCAGTTGGGTGAGCTGTACGAACTAGACAGTTGGAAAGTCGACTTCGCAAAAAGAATCAGCCTGCCTGCTCGAATTAGCGACGTCCAGCACGGTTGGATGGAGCCAGGAATTGGGCCGCGCCCAGCATGACCTTGTTGGTTGCATATTGCGGCACCCGACAGATTTGATCTACCGAAAGCAGAACAGTGTCTACTTCATCTTGGCCAACTCACGGGCCATGAGTCTGCATGTCCCATAGCCCGTTCCGCATCTGAGACGGGCGTCTTCCATCTTTGGCCGTGAGACTCGAGGGAGTTACCAGGGGTTCAGTGTTGTCCCGGTGTCGAGCGGCCCGCGCCCAGCCAACCAAGCCATAAAAAACCGACGACTATTGGAAGAATCAAGCCGCTCGGGGGCGGTTGCAAGCAACTGCTGAAGATCCCAGGCAACATACTCGTCCGGCCAATCCAAAGGGGTGTAGCCCAGTCCAAGGTCGACGTGGTGCATCTCCACCTCGCGGAGCCTGTGTGCTGGGCAACCAGCTACACCGTAATACCCTCCGCCGAGGAAGTGTCCGTTGGGCCATCCTGCCGCAGTGGATTCCGTGAATATCTCTTCAAGACTGTCCAAACTGGCTTGCAGGTCGGCGATGATCTCGCCAGCCGACCGCGTGGCCCCGTCTTCAATCTCGGTGCTGCGCTGTTGCTCGCCGCTTTCGTATTTGGGAACATTATGGCCGCTCAGCGCACCTGACAGGCGGCGCGCATGGGCGTCAGCATTGCGAGCGAGATGGGTCAGTACATGGCCCACGGTCCAGGCTGGCAGACGACTTGGCGATTGGACGTCGTCGTCCGTCAGCTGGGCCACGCGACGCATCAATCGCCCCTGCGCTTCACGGCACAGTCGGGACGCCAGTTCCGGATTACTTTCAAGATCCACGAATGCATCAACCTTTCTTGGCCACTCGATCACAGGCAACTCTGCCACAAGCACTCGCACCGACCTGGGTGGGCGGACTCAATCCCGATAAAATATCGAGCGACCGCGCCTCGGTTCCTTTAACGCGCCAGATTCTATACGCCGGCAAGAGCGGACCTTAGGTATTCAAGACGGGGTCTCGCCGGACACTAGGCTGAAGGCATGAATCAGTTCCACAGCGCAACAAAAGCATTGAGCCACAGCGCTGTACTGCATGATGATGTTCGTCCGACCTGGTCTGCGGGGGCGGTCTCGTGGCTATTAGGATCTCCACTGAGCGACCAGCGACTGGCAGTCCTGGACCTAGGATCCGGTACAGGACTAGGGACACGGACCATCGCAACACTCGGACACACCGTCACCGCGGTTGATACCTCCGCCGACATGTTGTCTGTGCTCCGAAAGTCCTGCGAGGAACTGCCACCCGGAGTCGCTAATCGCATCACGACTACTAGCGGATCGGCAGAACGCATCCCCCTGGGCGATCAGAGCGTCGACGCCATTATTTGCCTCCAAGC
This genomic stretch from Arthrobacter dokdonellae harbors:
- a CDS encoding DUF6984 family protein, whose product is MDRPLNAGEILLVNALLANVSDGWRTLTPMEELNVRDMDDGGMGSFRFEPANTDRHFGRQLVEGWYLDADEIPISVSINIDQLGELYELDSWKVDFAKRISLPARISDVQHGWMEPGIGPRPA
- a CDS encoding maleylpyruvate isomerase N-terminal domain-containing protein; the protein is MDLESNPELASRLCREAQGRLMRRVAQLTDDDVQSPSRLPAWTVGHVLTHLARNADAHARRLSGALSGHNVPKYESGEQQRSTEIEDGATRSAGEIIADLQASLDSLEEIFTESTAAGWPNGHFLGGGYYGVAGCPAHRLREVEMHHVDLGLGYTPLDWPDEYVAWDLQQLLATAPERLDSSNSRRFFMAWLAGRGPLDTGTTLNPW